The genomic DNA tatagagatggaaaccaatctgaactcacaaagttggggttccgaatcgagtagaacggatggtctgatccagcacgcgcgcttacaagcaagtagcgagagctaaacttgatctaaacaaaatccaatctgtttgtggcagctctaatccttattaatacctaggaggacgacctgGGGgttgttggggtcgtgctccaaccctaggacatgtccctaatggacccaacttgatacacgacccattgggccaaaataagatGACGTGTTGgggtagagctgcagtccgaatccagcgccaaaatgttggattggatctctttctttccttgggccaaaagtgacgtggtggcctggtggaggacgttgggaatacttggacttggcccccaatctacttctttggtcctccatgccttccatgtgtgtttaacactatttttgatccatgtatgtatttctgaaattgataacgaatacacatcatggtgcaacatcaattcatcaaatgtatcacatataattatgataaagaattgtttcacctcggagtcaaaatatgccaatatggttatatccgagcatgtgatgtctcATCACTTCTACATTGGAATCTAGTAAcatcccatccatccatccaccaaataaAGCTCCACATGTGGTgtgacctctctctccaaatGTATGTttgcaaaagagacatgggctatgcaaaaaaaggaaaaaataagaaataaagCCATGCTCAAAGCATGATGAAAacaagagaaaaaagagagagaaaaagaaagccCGTGTccaaaataaagagaaaaggGAGAGTGATGGAATCATACAAAAGGAGTCCGTACACCTTTCCACCATATTCCATCCACACACTTACACATCTTGATTAGATTGTATGACTTGTATTCTACTTGGAACAGGTCTTTGGCTTTGCAACATATGTGATGCAGGTATGCCTTGTCTTTATCCCGATCttgagctccacataagccttattagaagtagggtgaagaaaggcaagctaatgccttggtgaggaacatacacattgagcgatatGAGAGAATCAATTGAGGAGCTAGGTaaggttttcttttgaaaaacattATTAAAAACCCAAGTTACTAAGACAGAAAGAGTGGAGGGGATTTGAATCAAGACCGTTCTAGTCATCAACCACCCAAGGTAacatgatagacacttcaaaaGTTCACAAGTACAGGTATGGCTTTGGATATCTTACATATTTGACCCTTACCATAAGAAGTAATGTTCCACCTTAGACTTTACCTttcactcgaggacgagcaaaggataagtgtgggggtgttgttgatggttcttaagtaccaaatctaggtcgtcaactcctgcataaacacataaaagatgagcatcaacagtagtggtagatttccacaagtgttggtgaatatttgtatgcaggtgacTTATCGAAAGGAGGAGAAAACTCACCTAAGaagcaaagaaacacaactccagccAATTAGGGAagagcacacggatccatgggccAACATCAGGGGGTAAACCACCTTAATTTGGCATAGGCACCCTGGACCGACTTGAGGGCCCACCAGGCAACGTCCTAGATGAAGGGCGGTGCAAGAGGCGGTGCCCACCCATGGTTCGGCAGAACTGGCCCTGGCACCCCTCGAGCTCAGCTTCCACATGTCGACTCCTAGTGGCTTCCTGAAGGTGGTTATGATCGTTTCACCGAGAGTTACCACCTCAAAGCCTCAAATCCTGCTAGGTAGCACAAGGAGAAGAGTTGGAGAAGAATATTCTCTTAAGATTCCCTTGAGATGCTTGGAGGAactccactctcccaaggcacctaccctctataaatagaaggaGAGGGGGCTCATTTGAGGACACACCATTCAAGAGAGCTTAGAGCCTCATTCCAAAGGCAAAGCCTTGCCTAGCTTGTGCTTAGAGTAGGGCAAGAgtgaggggtgtttgggaggagtgcTAGACTGTCGGCACTCTCCTCccagcttgtacctctacggatgtTGCTACATTATTCATAGTTAAGTAAGCGTTCGTGGTTCcttcttatagtgttatacttggttgcACGAATATCCTTATTCCTTTACTATGTTTGTGTGCTTGGTTATGCtcatatgctagtcatataccttTGCTATCATAGCATAGGCTTGAGTGATCTCATGTATGTTTATAGTATACACTAGTAGCATTTATAtttgagtgagatcagttctcttacttTCAGGTTCATCGCtttgtatttatacagagtGTCGTAGTTTGCTACAAGATTTCAGACGTAGTTAGACTGCAGTAGTAATCAGTAGCGTAGATGTGGTGTGTGGGCTAAGGTTTATCCttcgtttgccttatatcccacgggttgctagaggtaggccataggtggtgacaaccctattggtcctttgtaatcctccacctTCAGATATAGCATAGAGCTGGGTTCGTAGAACTGCTGGCTGAAGTCTCCTGACAGATGAGGGGTAAGCCGGTGCCTAAAGCAAGTTCTATTTGAGAGATCAACCTCTAACTCACCTATAATGCTATGCTTAGGAATCCTTTCTACCCTCGCCACCTACCTTGATGTGTCCTTGGATCGACTATTACAGAGGTAGTGgacacacgttcccttggatttgatacccttggaatattttgaggtgaaagctacaatggtatccgtgcgcttgctgATTTATTCGCTGTCGCTAAAATACCCAACAGAGATGTGGCTAGTGCCTTCTCAGAAGTTGGGGTCTGTATTTTGGCCACCAGAGTGTTGACTGGTGTTGACCTGATAGCATTCCTCTACCTTGGTTTGGAACCTGAATGTGGAGCCAGATTACTCCGGACCAGACATTGATCCATTGTTTTGACCGCGTGCAGGATTGGTCGCCCAAGGATGAGTGGCATCCCCAGGTCACTAGCCGTGTCAAGGACCACAAAGTCCACAATGGCATAGGAACCTTTGATCTCTACCGATATGTTGTGCAATATCCCCTCGGGGTAACGGATCAACGAATCGGCTAGCTTCAAGCGGTTCATTGTAGGAAAGAGAATAGGGGCATTTAGTTTATCAAGCATAGTCTTTGGTGTGATGTTGACACTTGCACCAAGGTCGCAGATGGCTCGATCAACGTGGAACCCCCACATTGAGCAGCTGGTTGCCAGGTACCCTAGTTCTTAGTTCTTGACTGCTGGTTCCTCCCATGAGTTTCTTCATTGATGCCTAGGTCTCCCTGCATGGTTAGTAGTGGGCGGATACCGAGATGGGTTGCCCCATTTAACAGTGACTGCACTCACATTTTTGGGTTGTCCCGGGATTTTCCCAGGTTCAGAAATAGGAATAGCAGCAGCGATTTGAGCTAATTAGCTTTCGATCATTTTATTGAAGCTCACTTGATTTTTAAAAGCAGAGGAAAGACTTTCAATTTTGACATTGATGCTTTCCAGAGTTTTATCATTGGCGGCAAGCTTTTTAGAAAGAGATTCATTTATTTTAGCTTGGCCAAGAATAAAATCTTTTAGGGAAGGTTGGTTTGAATTGTAATTCAAATTAAAATTACCATTATTACCTTCCTGATATGGTGGGCGCGATTGATTCCACCATTGACCTTCCTAAGGATGGTACCCGTTGTTGTTGTTCATGCAAGCGACATCTTCTTAGCTCTTGGGGCAATCGTTCCCCGAGTGGCCTCCATTTCCGCAGACCTCGCACGTGAGGTGCGAGTCCAAGGCTTGAATGGGTTTGAGCATTAGTTCTTGGGGCTTCTCCTATTCTTCCATGCACTTGAGAATAGATCTAGCTTAGCGGCTTGCATGTCTGTCTCCTTCATGATGTGCATGCCTCGCATATGAGGTTGGAGTCATTCTTTGCTCCACCCCTGATTGGAGACCATCTTCTTGAGTTGAGCCGTTGCTCTGGTAATAGTGAGGTCAAGGAAGGCTCCTCTAGTAGCGGCATCAAGGTAGGCTTGTGCTGATGTGGTTAGCCCATTCTAGAAGCTTTGGAGGACGAGCCCATTGTAGAAGCTTTGGAGGACGAGCCAGTCATCCATCCCGTGGTGTGGGCAAGTAAGGATGTATTCTTGCAGCATCTCCCATGCCTCTAGGATCGTCTCCATTCTTGATTGTTGGAAGCTAGAAATCCTTCCAAGTAGGGAATTTTTTTTGCCCAACGGGAAGAATTTGGCGAGGAACACCGTGAAGCATTTAGCCCATGTGTTAACAACATCCTTGTCCTTGTAGAACCACTATTTCGCTCTCCCAAGGAGCGAGAACGGAAATAGGCGGAGTCTAATGGCGTCTTGAGTGACTCTCGTCATTGTGACCGTGTCACATAGGCGAAGAAAGTGTTGGACATGAGTATTTGCATCCTCGTTCAGCTTGCCATAGGAGGGGCTAGCCTCACTACAAGGATTTGACCtttttagcaccacttgtttcCGCAATACCACACATTTGGTTGCAGTATTTGGTTCTATGGCAACCAACGACACAATTGGTAGCAATATATAGGCCTTATGGCCACAAAAATTGTACGTTGCATTAGTCATAAGCTTAGTTGCAAGAGGGAGGCGCTAATGCTAAGGTGGAAAAGGTGGTTGCGAGTATGGGTTCCTATTGCTACGACTAGTGTTGAGTTGTGATAATATTGATTTTTTGTTGCGATAGCTAGGCATTGTTGCCACCATTGTAAAGTTGGTTGCAAGTAGCTGTGCATATGGCCACGGTGTAATTACATCGTCTCAATCTTGACCTACGTTGCAATAGTTGTTGCTATATTGCATCAAAAAAAGATTAGTTGCAAGTAGTTGTGAATATGGCCACCATGAAACTGTGTTGATTTAATCTTGTCCTGCGTTGCAAAAGATCTTATTATATTGCATCGAAAAAGTCATTTGTTGCATCCTTTGAGGTTCGACTGCCACCAACATCATATGCAGCCTTGAGTATATTTGGCTGTTAGAATATTTATATtgccactaaaatttattcGTTGGCATTGTATATCATTTACACTAGAGTCTGGAGTGCGCCCCTGGTGTGCTAATCTTTCGATCAATTATGTAAAATCTTCATTAAAAGGATTGATATTCGTGCACCAGTGTCAAGAATGTGATATATTTTGGGGAGGTGCGGCACCACGATAGGAAGGGAGGGGACGGTGGCACAAATAGATAGAGAAGGGAAGGGTGCGGCAGAGAAGGTAAGCGCGCGTGATTAACGGAGACGAAGTGCGGGTACACGCGGGCATGGTGACGAAAACAATGGAGAGATCTGCTGGCTTTTTTGTCACACCTTCAGCCTGACAGATGGACATGGCAGATGGACCCTCCATGAGGAATAAGGTGGGTCTAAATCAGGTGGGAATGATTTTCCATTGTTTTGGATCCTTATAgtataataataatataaattGGGTGGAAAatattttcaattgttttgaATCCTTATAGTATACTGGGATCATGTCCGTGCGTACGGGCGAAACAAATACTTTCCTTAACCATTCATTTTTATTGTATAAAATTTGTGTAATGGCATGTATAATAGAAGTATGCACTATGTTTTAACACAGAAGTACAAATCATTATCCATGAAAATAGAATGCCTACCTAGCTATTTGAACACTACATAACAGATTTTTCCCATTGCCGGTTTCATGTAATCTTTCTCTCGCTCAACTATCAGCCTACTTCCCTGGCAGAGCTCCGTGCTAGCATGCTGCTAGTACCTAGCGGCAACCTCCTGTAACCTCCTGTGCTGCCACTTCCCATCGTCAATGTCTCCATCAGCAGGACCAGCACCCTCACACTGCCGATTGATCATCCATCCAACCGGTCAATAATGCAACGGCTCAAGGAAAAGGAAACGATGTCAATATAAAATCACAGCTTAGTATAAGATGCCTCATCATATTACTACAGACCTTCAGTAAGACCTATTCATGAACAAGTACAATATGCTATGGATATTGGCAATTGGATGACACAAAACGTATTATATACTTATTTTAGTTTTCAAAAATACTAGACCtagaattttttatttataaaaggaATTGGCAATTCATTTTCTTACCTACACGATCAAATAATATCCATGGTTTCAATAAAATCATTATCTAACAAGTTCATGTATCAATTTGCATGGTTTGCAACTTGTTGGACCAAAGTGATGCAATCCTACATGTTGTTGTATGGTGGATGCAATTTACTCTTTTGAACTGTAATAACCCGGTGCTTAAATGTGCAAGATGCAAGTCACTGCCACAAGTTGTTAGGCAGACTACAACCTACAGATCAgcatgtatctccaaccaccaAACGTGGCAAAGAATAACAGGAAGAAATAACTTGCAAAACTGTACCATGAGCTTTAGGCAATAGCAACATCAACAAGCTACCGTATGCAATCGAAGCCTAACGTACTACCAAGGTACAAATACCTACCTTTTGGATCGGAGCCTCGGCTTTCTCAGCATCTTCCTCGGTCGCATCATTGACCGTCTTAATCTTTGAGGTGGCCTCCTTGAGATTTTCATTGCTGGGGAACGTGTGGGTGACCTCACCAGCGACCTTTTCCATCGCCTCTGCCACCATGTCAATCACATTGAAGAAGAAGGATCCATATTGAGAGCAGTATGGCATAACTATGTTGTACCATCTTATAACAACTTAAGAATCTTATCAACTCACCTTCAGCACGTCAAGGACACAAGGTACTTGCATGCTGCTGCATGCATAGCCCCCTAAGGCTCGAAAGAGCCAATGAAAACCCACATTTAGAAAACTTCAGTTTTGTAGCTAAGTTAAAATCTATCTAGGATTGCAGGAGCTCACAGGTTCAACAATGAATGTGGACATGGCTGCTTAGCAGCCATAGGAGTTCAGCTTCCCTGGCGTTGTACTGCTGGCATGACCACCAGAGAACTCTGTGTTGCCTGCACGTAGAGACTGTCCGCTATCGAAATATTTGCTACAGCTTTTGCGTCTCCCATCCATTTTTGCCTGTACAGCTGGTATTCAGTATTGAATGTGGACACGGTTGAGAAGAGCAAACATAAACAGAGCATTAGAGATACGGAGGAATATGTATATCCAGCAAATTAGTCATCATAGACATTGAAGTCCATGGATCAAATCTTGTATGCAGGGCTCAGCATGGTATATTGTGGCTGGCCTCAGTTCTGAAACTATCATGCCCAGTTGTATACTGTGGTGGGTACCTACGAAGGTGATCACCAGATTTGAACATTGAAGATTACCTGAACAATGAATATTCAGTTAGCTGGCATTCTTCTTCATCCCCACTTCATGTCTGGAGCAATCTAATGTCACAACCTATAATTCCAAAAGAGGTTCAGAAATTGAAAAGTGGTATGTCAGAGAAAATACATAGCAGAAATTGGAAAGTGATATGTCAGAGAAAAGTGATTTGTCACACCCTATCATTTCAAATGCTCATATGCACAAAAGAACAGGAAATTTTGGCTCAAGATTCAAGTTTGCTACGAGATGGGTCATCTTCTATCTGGATCAGGAACGAAGATATGAGGGCCACACAATTATTGAGGCATCATTCAACACCCATATCTTCTGTTGATATCTTGTCTTGTGCAGTACATTAGTTGACACGTATGGTGGTAGGTACACAAGATTAAAGTGGAACAACATTATTTTGAACAACACATTTTAGCAGAAAGAGGGTATAGCCAAGCAAGCCTGGAAAATACCAAATCATGTTTCCTATAATCTCTACAAGCTACAGGGATTTTTGTCCACTGAAATTGCAGCTATATTCCCAGGTTTCTTGCTATGTTGTTCTTTTGAACATTTATACAAACATGTCGTGTGCAATGGCAAATAGCATAGCTCAGCAGATTGAGCACATCGATATCATATAGGAGTGTAGCGTGCTCTTCATTTTTCCCTCAAATTTCAAACTTCTATCTTCTCTCTGATCTCAGACTATGTTTGGAGCCTGCCTTCAAGAATTATTGCTCTATCAAAAGCAGCAACCTTGTCTTCTCTTTCAATTTCCAAATATCTTAGTCTGGCATTTTCTATCTGTAAGGATTTGCTTTGGTCTATGTAGAACTCGACCTTATTAATCTGATTAGTATAGTTGAAGTGAGAAAGAAATACCATTATAAGCTGCAATAAGCAAGCTCACAAAATGAATTTAGATAGGATAAACATCAATACACTATGAGCAAGGAAGAACTTAATGACCAGGGATCTGCAACTGTTAATCTCAATGGAACGCTCACATcaattgcaagttgcaacctATTTACATGCTAAGATTTCCAGATGCCTAATTGTCTAATCTACATCTACTATTCTGGGAGAGCACAGAGAAAAACCGACAGAGGAGATTGCATGGGAGGAGAGAGGACGTGAATCACCTCGGCTTGATGGACGGCAAGCAGGCTCTTCCTGGATGAGTGCAGAGGAATGAGGCCATGGGGCAGTGCACGGGATCTCCCTCACGCGTGATGCGGCGCCGTCGCTTCCAGGAGCACCAACCGCCGGTGGGGAACGGCTGAACGAGTGATGGCTGAACTCCTGGCCTTAGCACCGGCACCGGCGGTGATGCAGGGAGGGGTCGTCGGGGGGCCGGCGGTGACGCAGGGAGGAATTGGTGGCGGCCCGGCAGCGACGCAGGGGGGACGACGTTGGtggggcgcggaggaggcgaggaatgggcagagggaggagaggtggCTGCGGCTCGAGAAAAGAAGAACATGGGGGAGGGTACAGGATGACGGAGGGACAGAAAAAACGGAGGGTAGAGAAGTGAGCGGAGGCTAATGGAGCGATCTGACGGTAGGAATTAACCGAAGCGAGGATCACCGGGTGAGGCTCAAAAAGTCATCTCCTTGGTTTTTTTAAGTTGTGGAGATATAAAATAATAATAAGAATAAGAATAAATATGTGtataattgctaataaaacatAATTCATTTTACATTAAAAAAACATGTGAACTCAATGTTATATCAAATTGGCATTAAAAAGACAAAGATAACTAGTACTCATCACCTTAAATCATAGTGGAAGAAGGGTGTGATTATGGATATTTCAACAGCGTAGCTACCATTGCTTCTCCGGTGTGCCATCCTGCATCAGCGCCGCTCGCCATTGCCTCTCCCATGGCTTCTGACATCAGCACCACCCGCCATTTCCTTTGCAGTGTGGCATCATGCATCAGCGCCACGCACTATTGCCAATGGTGGAGAGGGGATGCGAGGCGGCAGCTCAACAATCAACAGCGGTGGCAGATTCAATTCCAATTCCAAAGAGAGAGGGCAAGGTGTCAATGACCAATGAGTCCCCTTGATCAATTTTGGTCAATGATAGGGCAGCCATGGTGGAGGCCGCCTCCCTGGTAGGCTCGTGCCGGAGTGCGTGGGGCCCTTCCATGGCCGGCAGTGACGCACCTCCACGCTCGTCGCCCCTTTTTGTTCTTCTTGCACTTACACCAAACTCAGCCCTGCCAGGTGCGATTTTAGACCTACTGATTTCAGATTCAAGCACAATTACTGAACTCGATCTTTAGTGAGACTAGTATGGTTCCAAAGCATTGTTTCAGATCCTGTGATGTTTTGTGCGGAGGAATTTATTTAAAGGATTGTGCTTCGGCTCTTAATAGATACGAGAAGAATGAGGCCCCCTTTGGTAgagcttctcaaagtgcttctccaacAGCTTTTGATGAAGGCCTACTAAAGgggcaatttcaaaacggctccaCCACCGAAATCGGGGAGAAGCCACAAAACAGCTTATGCCAGAGAGGAGGAGccaaaaaaagtggcttcaccagcttcttctctctctcgagcattaagtgatcataaaattacccatattgccattgagaagctgttttaccaaacattttgcaaaacggcttcagctccacTAGAGAAGCTACTTCACCGAAGGAGCTAGAGCCGAAGCCATTTTGGAAGGAGTCGAAACTCTACCAAGCGGGACCTGAATCTCAATCACACCTACGAATGCTTAAAAAAATAGCTGAATTAATGTTTTGTTATATGTTGTGATTTTCTTCTAATTCATGATTGTGGTCCTGTTGGCATCTTTGCTTCATTATAAGTAACATGATTCCCGTGCGCAGTTCATgccattttattttctaaattgATCTACAACCAGTACATGGTTTACTCAGATATTGCGATAAACCCATATTATCAGTTCTCTTTTCTCTACTCTTCTCTTCTCTactctaaaaaataaaaaaggtgaAAAAACATTCTTTCGCTCCGTCCCCGCACCCCCTCCGTTTTTTTTCCTCCCCTCGTTTCCCCACCTCTATATTATTACTTACCCCTATTTGTACCTTGGTCCCTCTATATTATTACTTACCCCTATTTGTACCTTGGTTTACTTAATTAGGATATATTCGTAAACATAGTAACTCTTTGACTGCCACCTTCCTCCGGAATAAAGTAAAGAGTAAAATACACTGTAGGCCTATCAACTTTACACATGGTGTCACTTAGGTCCATCAACTCTAAATGTGCATTTTTAGTCCATAAACTTTTCAAGTCGTTCACCACAGGTAAATACACCTCCACGTCGACACCAAATGGTGACGGGgcatctcctctctcctctctcttcatcttcatctcttCTCATGGTGTTTGGATGGAGAATTTTGTCAAGCATGTCGTGGGTGAGATGAGCTCTAGCGGATGCTTCTTGCTGCCATGCCCTACGCTACCTGTCTCTCCACAGCCCTGCTGTCCGCGCACCATAGGGACGCGACCTCACCTTCAGTAGGGCCCGCCCAGCTATGGGAGAAGGAGAAAGTGTCAACCAGCGGGTGCGGTGAGTGTAAGAGGCACGGGCGGCACCGAGCATGGCAAGGAAGCAAGCGCGGGCCATGGTTGTTGGTGTCGTCTAAATGCTAGTCCAGGGCCACTATCCATCGGCGGCACCGCCGCTTTGGCAGCCAATCGCCATCCAAATCAACACATAGTGGCTAGAGTGGCCCTTGGACGCGTCCCTATCAAAATGCACGCGCCTGTCAGTTTCTCCCCTCAAGATAGCCAATCCCGCTAGCCAAATCCTCTGGTCGTGCTACACCAAAATCAAATCACCGCCACCCGAAGATCCTTGACCTCCTCTGCTATGCCATCGACCCCTCCTCTTCGATCTTGGTCCACGAGCGTGTACAAGCTGCCGTCATCCACATTACTGTTGGTCGGACATTTTTCAGCGCCTCCACCCCAACCAACTGTGCAACTTGAAAACTTTATGGATCCAAAAATACACTTTCGGAGTTGATGGATCTAAGTGACACCCCATCAAAACTTGATGGAACCTTcggtgcattttactctaaAATAAATAACGATACCCTTAATACTcatgggtgaaatgctacaatagTATACCCGTGCGTTTctggatttattcgtgatcgttaaatataccaacaataTCTCTTGCATGTATTGTTAAAGTTCAATGCTTAGATTGCTTCCCTATTCTCTTTGGCTTTCAATATtgtagttggattggggaacATGGATTTGTTGTACCCTATTGGGAgagttggaaaaaaaatagtgctccaGCAAATCCTCTTtacttttaatttttttccaataattatttttgtgccaaGCCAAATATTTTATGTGGTTTGTAATATGTAATAGATGAAATTGTGTCAGTTTGCACATATCTCAACCTATGCCACATGTTCTTATGCTTGTTTTTTTATCCGCTCGTAATTTatacttaaacaaatgcatcaatTGAAGTTTGACAATATCATATTTCAACTAGACAGACGGTCAACATCCGTAGTCGCTCCTATTCAGTCTCATTCCATGGTTTTTTCCTTGTTTCCTTCGTTTAAATCCATTACAGGATCAAAGTCTTACTTCTGATCGTTCTATTGCTAGATTGGAGTTATCGAAGCAATGCTAAATATTCCAAAATGAAAACCTCATGATTTTCCTGAGTATTaacgaagctctaccaaatcctTAAGCGGTGGTGTTGATCGAGGGCAACTTGAGGCTGATAAACAAGATGGGTACAACTTCGATAATGATTTCTCACTCACCAGCAAGAGTTAGCAAACTTGAAAAAGAAGGTAAAAGATTAAGATCAATTGCTAACTTGTGCAACAGGTTAAGATCAATGCTTTACTTTAAAAGTTGAGCTTATGTCCCAGTTGCAGCTTTATTAAGCTCCGTTCTTTGTGATACTATTACCTTGTaatattttatgatttttgaTGAACAATACGGTAGTGATTGTCTCAAGGAGAACAATAATTTGTTATGTTGTGTACATAAATATATGTGCTGcgtttattatttatttatatgtaTCTATTTGGCCAACCAGATTGGAAATGAATTAAAATTCATTATTCCAGCACAATTTTATTACTAATGTGAAATTAGA from Setaria italica strain Yugu1 chromosome VII, Setaria_italica_v2.0, whole genome shotgun sequence includes the following:
- the LOC101755335 gene encoding uncharacterized protein LOC101755335; protein product: MPYCSQYGSFFFNVIDMVAEAMEKVAGEVTHTFPSNENLKEATSKIKTVNDATEEDAEKAEAPIQKCEGAGPADGDIDDGKWQHRRLQEVAARY